A genomic window from Planctomycetia bacterium includes:
- a CDS encoding co-chaperone GroES, giving the protein MKLVPLNDYVVIRPQAAEVETAGGIVLPDSAQEQSFQGRVLAVGDGLRFDGSQNRSACQVQEGDRILYSRYAGSPVTVNGEELIIMSERQILAILR; this is encoded by the coding sequence ATGAAACTCGTCCCTTTAAACGATTACGTTGTCATTCGTCCGCAAGCGGCCGAAGTCGAAACCGCCGGCGGCATCGTCTTGCCCGACTCGGCGCAAGAGCAGTCTTTCCAGGGACGCGTGCTAGCGGTCGGCGATGGGCTCCGGTTCGACGGCTCGCAGAATCGAAGCGCCTGCCAAGTGCAAGAAGGGGATCGGATCCTCTATTCTCGCTACGCTGGTTCGCCGGTCACGGTCAATGGAGAAGAGCTCATCATCATGAGCGAGCGACAAATTCTCGCGATCTTGCGATAA
- a CDS encoding PQQ-dependent sugar dehydrogenase — translation MVGVSIVSGAPTDVDASPLAGVAIEPAFPKLEDEIQRPIVITHAGDGSGRLFVASQLGNIYVIDKADDAAEPKLWFDFQKHVTYKDTENEEGFLGFAFHPKFKDNGQFFVFYTKKDAPAHTSVVSRFHAASAGAATADPATEKEVIRIPQPFWNHNGGTIAFGPDGMLYIALGDGGLFNDPEKNGQNLATLNGSILRLDVDHQDEGLGYAVPKDNPFVGRKDARGEIWAYGIRNIWRLAFDRKTGALWAADVGQDIWEEIDIIVRGGNYGWNKREGMHQFRPEGSQPKPEYIEPIWEYHHDLGRSITGGSVYRGSKVPALQGKYIYADYVRGTVWALAYDATKQKVLANQEIKGNVLPVVSFGEDEAGEIYFTTTGNKFFRFSPAK, via the coding sequence ATGGTCGGCGTTTCGATCGTTTCCGGCGCACCGACCGATGTCGACGCTTCGCCGTTGGCCGGAGTGGCGATCGAGCCGGCCTTCCCGAAGCTCGAAGACGAGATCCAACGCCCAATCGTCATCACGCACGCCGGCGACGGCAGCGGCCGGCTTTTCGTCGCTTCGCAACTCGGCAACATCTATGTGATCGACAAGGCCGACGATGCCGCGGAACCGAAGCTCTGGTTCGATTTCCAAAAGCACGTGACTTACAAAGATACCGAAAACGAGGAAGGCTTCCTCGGCTTCGCATTCCATCCGAAGTTTAAAGACAACGGGCAGTTCTTCGTGTTCTACACGAAGAAAGACGCGCCGGCGCACACCTCGGTCGTTTCCCGCTTCCATGCTGCGTCGGCCGGTGCGGCGACTGCCGACCCTGCGACCGAAAAAGAAGTCATCCGCATCCCGCAGCCGTTCTGGAACCACAACGGCGGCACGATCGCCTTCGGGCCCGACGGCATGCTTTACATCGCTCTGGGCGACGGGGGCTTGTTCAACGATCCGGAAAAGAACGGCCAAAATCTCGCAACGCTGAACGGCTCGATCTTGCGATTGGATGTCGATCATCAAGACGAAGGGCTCGGCTACGCGGTACCGAAAGATAATCCGTTTGTCGGCCGGAAAGATGCCCGAGGCGAAATCTGGGCTTACGGGATCCGCAACATTTGGCGGCTCGCGTTCGATCGCAAAACCGGTGCGCTGTGGGCCGCCGACGTGGGCCAAGACATTTGGGAAGAGATCGACATCATCGTTCGCGGCGGCAACTACGGCTGGAACAAGCGCGAAGGGATGCACCAGTTCCGACCTGAGGGTTCGCAACCGAAGCCGGAATACATCGAGCCGATTTGGGAATACCACCACGATCTCGGTCGCTCGATCACCGGCGGCTCCGTCTATCGCGGCTCGAAAGTGCCGGCACTGCAAGGAAAGTATATCTACGCCGACTACGTTCGCGGAACCGTGTGGGCCCTCGCCTACGATGCTACGAAGCAGAAGGTGCTGGCAAACCAAGAAATCAAAGGCAACGTTTTGCCGGTTGTCTCATTCGGCGAAGACGAAGCCGGCGAGATCTACTTCACGACGACCGGCAATAAATTCTTCCGGTTCTCGCCGGCGAAGTAA
- a CDS encoding chalcone isomerase family protein: MLFWVANDLVEGLPMFSMWVKRTVIAVAVLGGLAVTGAIVVSGSVRGFIEGFRPGPEVGDTALTASELIPALETKPPAGVAPVAAEQVAQAAIEHEGIFPVVVRAEVGGKPAEMRLTGQAIRKAFGIKFYKIGSYCCETISPTNVDALAAADVPKQLLLVMERDVSEAVLSRSFRETFEKNDPDKKFVKEIQTMLDYMTSSPLKKGEHVLITHLPQTGVSVRGRNQDPITVDNPAFAEVVWNVYMGPKGVSDELRTGLGTRLKK; the protein is encoded by the coding sequence ATGCTGTTTTGGGTTGCCAACGATCTTGTCGAAGGGTTGCCGATGTTTTCTATGTGGGTAAAGCGGACCGTCATTGCGGTGGCTGTGTTGGGTGGCTTGGCAGTAACCGGAGCGATCGTCGTATCCGGATCGGTGCGGGGCTTCATCGAAGGCTTTCGACCTGGGCCGGAAGTCGGCGACACGGCGTTAACAGCTTCGGAACTGATTCCGGCCCTCGAAACGAAGCCGCCGGCGGGCGTTGCGCCCGTTGCCGCGGAGCAGGTCGCCCAGGCCGCGATCGAACACGAGGGGATTTTCCCGGTCGTGGTTCGGGCCGAGGTCGGCGGTAAGCCGGCCGAGATGCGATTGACCGGCCAAGCGATTCGCAAAGCGTTCGGAATCAAATTCTATAAGATCGGCAGCTATTGTTGCGAAACGATCTCCCCGACGAATGTCGATGCACTTGCCGCCGCCGACGTGCCGAAGCAACTGCTGCTGGTCATGGAACGGGATGTTTCAGAGGCGGTATTGTCGCGCAGTTTTCGCGAGACGTTCGAGAAGAATGATCCCGACAAGAAGTTCGTGAAAGAGATTCAAACGATGCTCGATTACATGACGAGCAGCCCTTTGAAAAAGGGAGAGCATGTCCTGATCACGCACTTGCCTCAGACCGGTGTTTCGGTTCGCGGGCGCAATCAAGATCCGATTACGGTCGACAACCCCGCGTTTGCGGAAGTCGTGTGGAACGTCTACATGGGCCCAAAGGGAGTGAGCGACGAGCTACGAACGGGGCTAGGAACAAGGCTGAAAAAATAG